A genomic segment from Lagenorhynchus albirostris chromosome X, mLagAlb1.1, whole genome shotgun sequence encodes:
- the LOC132513429 gene encoding translationally-controlled tumor protein-like → MIIYRDLISHDEMFSDIYKIQEVEDGLCLGVEGKTVSRTEGNIDDSLIGGNASAEGPEGEGTESTVTTGVDIVMNHHLQETSFTKEAYKKYIKDYMKSIKGKLEEQRPERGKPVMTGAEQIKHILANFRNYQFFIGENMNLDGMAALLDCSEDGVTPYRIFFKDGLEMEKC, encoded by the coding sequence ATGATCATCTACCGGGACCTCATCAGCCATGATGAGATGTTCTCCGACATCTACAAGATCCAGGAGGTCGAGGACGGCCTGtgtctgggggtggaggggaagacGGTCAGTAGGACAGAGGGTAACATTGATGACTCGCTCATTGGTGGAAATGCCTCCGCTGAAGGCCCCGAGGGAGAAGGTACCGAAAGCACAGTAACCACTGGTGTGGATATTGTCATGAACCATCACTTGCAGGAAACCAGCTTCACAAAAGAAGCCTACAAGAAGTACATCAAAGATTACATGAAGTCAATCAAAGGGAAGCTTGAAGAACAGagaccagaaagaggaaaacctgTTATGACAGGGGCAGAACAGATCAAGCACATCCTTGCTAATTTCAGAAACTATCAGTTCTTTATTGGTGAAAACATGAACCTAGATGGCATGGCTGCTCTGCTGGACTGCAGTGAGGACGGTGTGACCCCATATAGGATTTTCTTTAAGGACggtttagaaatggaaaaatgttaa